A genomic region of Lysinibacillus sp. 2017 contains the following coding sequences:
- a CDS encoding GNAT family N-acetyltransferase, producing the protein MNLSAITVSFPLDEETYGEVQELCKKAAESDGHIYHNVMNLPVAKSYETRGFYVLVYDDDKNELVGAGTAIDIMGLNTYEWSLLVAPMYRQLGIGKAVLHVLRDGMDMRESDGELALMIEGSHFGRDFLQRNGYLYSFSEATLEAHAEILIESGAVSIRPFMQKDTEALVSIFSEAFGDMREESLDLIEFNSTTAGLKLWTVELDGEVVGTVTTRKEGEVQWVSAFAVAPNKQGHGIGTQILNWVKDYTIHSGEKTISLDVEIENSSALRVYEKAGFIKSYQLDYFVRVM; encoded by the coding sequence ATGAATTTATCGGCAATTACTGTGTCGTTTCCTTTAGATGAAGAAACATACGGAGAAGTTCAAGAGCTTTGTAAAAAGGCAGCAGAAAGTGATGGACACATTTATCATAATGTGATGAATTTACCGGTGGCCAAAAGCTATGAAACACGAGGCTTTTATGTGCTAGTGTATGATGATGATAAAAATGAGCTTGTTGGTGCAGGGACAGCGATTGATATTATGGGCTTAAATACGTATGAATGGTCACTTTTAGTAGCGCCTATGTATCGTCAGTTAGGAATAGGGAAGGCTGTATTACATGTACTTCGTGACGGAATGGACATGCGTGAGAGCGACGGCGAATTAGCATTAATGATAGAAGGCTCTCATTTTGGTCGCGATTTTTTACAACGAAATGGTTATTTATATAGCTTTTCGGAGGCAACTTTAGAAGCTCATGCGGAAATTTTAATTGAATCTGGGGCTGTCTCCATTCGTCCGTTTATGCAAAAAGATACCGAGGCCCTTGTATCGATTTTTAGTGAGGCATTTGGTGATATGCGTGAGGAATCACTGGATCTAATCGAATTTAATTCGACAACAGCAGGTCTTAAATTGTGGACAGTTGAATTAGACGGAGAAGTGGTCGGCACGGTGACAACACGTAAAGAGGGCGAAGTGCAGTGGGTTTCAGCTTTTGCGGTTGCACCAAATAAGCAGGGGCACGGCATCGGTACACAAATTTTAAATTGGGTGAAAGATTATACGATTCACAGTGGTGAAAAGACAATTTCACTTGATGTTGAGATTGAAAATAGTAGTGCACTACGCGTTTATGAAAAAGCAGGCTTTATAAAGTCTTATCAATTGGATTATTTTGTGCGAGTTATGTAA
- a CDS encoding acyl-CoA dehydrogenase family protein, with the protein MNFDFTEEQVLLRKTVRQFVDAEIMPFIAQWDAEGGFDQTIWKRLAELGLMGVCVPEKYGGVGMDYNSLAIVCEELERGDTAFRTAVSVHTGLNSMTLMQWGTESQKQKYLIPQAKGEKIGAFGLTEPGAGSDVAAMSCYAKRESDYYVLNGQKTWISLCDVADYFIIFAYTDKEKLHHGISAFIVDREWEGFSSKAIKGKYGIRAGNTGELFFEDVKIPVENLLGEEGEGFKIAMSALDNGRFTVAAGAVGLMQACLEASVKYCHERETFGKPIGEHQLVGQMLAKMEAGYAMSRLLVYRVGELKNKGLRNTRETSLAKWQACDFANKAADDALQIHGAYGYSDDYPVARYLRNSKAPVIYEGTREIHTIVQADYVLGKREDKQLRCMLPSWPFKE; encoded by the coding sequence ATGAACTTCGATTTTACAGAAGAACAAGTACTTTTACGAAAAACCGTTCGTCAATTTGTCGATGCGGAAATCATGCCTTTCATCGCCCAGTGGGATGCTGAGGGCGGGTTTGACCAAACAATTTGGAAGCGACTTGCTGAGCTTGGATTGATGGGAGTCTGCGTACCTGAAAAATACGGCGGAGTGGGCATGGATTACAATTCACTCGCCATTGTATGTGAAGAGCTGGAACGCGGGGATACTGCGTTCCGTACAGCCGTGTCGGTGCATACAGGGTTAAATAGTATGACACTGATGCAATGGGGCACTGAAAGCCAAAAACAAAAGTATTTAATCCCTCAAGCAAAGGGAGAAAAAATTGGTGCATTCGGTTTAACCGAGCCTGGCGCAGGATCAGATGTTGCGGCGATGAGTTGTTATGCAAAACGAGAAAGCGATTATTATGTGCTAAATGGGCAAAAAACATGGATTTCTCTTTGTGATGTGGCCGATTATTTTATCATATTTGCTTATACCGATAAAGAAAAGCTACACCACGGCATTTCAGCATTTATTGTGGACCGTGAATGGGAAGGTTTTAGCTCAAAGGCGATTAAAGGAAAGTACGGTATTCGAGCAGGGAACACGGGCGAACTGTTTTTTGAAGACGTGAAAATTCCAGTAGAGAACTTGCTCGGAGAAGAAGGAGAAGGTTTTAAAATCGCGATGTCAGCTCTTGATAACGGTCGTTTTACAGTTGCTGCAGGCGCGGTTGGTTTAATGCAAGCTTGTCTCGAAGCGAGCGTGAAGTATTGTCATGAGCGCGAAACATTCGGTAAACCAATTGGTGAGCATCAGCTTGTTGGACAAATGCTTGCGAAAATGGAAGCAGGTTATGCAATGAGCCGTTTACTTGTTTATCGTGTGGGGGAGTTAAAAAACAAGGGGTTACGCAACACACGCGAGACATCTTTAGCGAAATGGCAAGCATGTGATTTTGCCAATAAAGCAGCGGATGATGCACTACAAATCCACGGGGCATATGGTTATTCGGACGACTATCCTGTAGCACGTTATTTACGAAACTCGAAGGCGCCTGTTATTTACGAAGGCACACGTGAGATTCATACGATCGTACAAGCGGATTATGTACTTGGAAAGCGTGAGGATAAGCAGTTACGTTGTATGCTGCCTAGTTGGCCATTTAAAGAATAG
- a CDS encoding GGDEF domain-containing phosphodiesterase has translation MTNEQTFSVDTEPLNVTPFPSFILLPTGTIAKGTFMTFDYSTVEQEELKKQPIRETLFASISDDIIESILTSTRPLCLHDIVITVKEQTTITVTLYTKPITYENHNAVYVLCVPTEDLRSLDEEQQHLMDLKNGIHQSFMTVTLDQDGFITQTNQPFLKTSNWTPKRVIGKTFWQLFPKTEASEKEAQDIWKTLKSGKIWQGEVQKLTKDEQVYWVQLTAIPLFGQTTETNHYLLVEHDITKDKTIQFQLEKIAYIDPETGMINLHRLEQVITTMIEEQRHFSFVYLSIDKFYTIKDIHDELAGNSLIIEFTKRMKMYFQDSTMARINENEFVVITPLPEWFTQGFLNYLQQNPIYNGNVAVPLSISGGITRYPEDQSTFSQLMKASLATITSVREAGGDSILSLSKSSHAALNRKSIVETRLLQALDQKNLHVLYQPQLDIKTGKITSVEALVRWEDEIIGVVSPDELIPIAEETGLINNIGSFMLEKACEQAVIWKEAGHGIKVSINSSVREFRDKNMANSILETLGKTGCPANLLQIEITEKFALEAESETGIIKQMRTLENEGISFALDDFGTGYGSFRYIHLLPISSLKIDKTFTSALLKSEKSQQLMNGMVQLGKSMNLTVIAEGVETEQQQELLIDYGCDALQGYYISKPISNDEVTKLF, from the coding sequence ATGACGAATGAACAAACTTTTTCTGTTGATACCGAGCCGTTGAATGTCACTCCTTTCCCGTCTTTCATACTTCTACCTACTGGAACAATTGCCAAAGGGACCTTTATGACTTTTGACTATTCAACAGTAGAACAAGAAGAACTAAAGAAGCAGCCAATCCGCGAGACCTTATTTGCATCCATTAGCGACGACATCATTGAATCCATATTAACGAGCACACGACCATTATGTTTGCATGACATTGTCATTACAGTAAAAGAACAAACTACAATAACGGTCACTTTATATACAAAGCCCATTACTTACGAAAATCATAATGCAGTTTACGTTCTTTGCGTACCTACAGAAGATCTTCGTTCACTTGATGAAGAGCAACAGCATTTAATGGATTTAAAAAATGGGATTCATCAATCCTTTATGACTGTAACACTTGATCAGGACGGTTTTATAACACAAACGAATCAGCCTTTTTTAAAAACAAGTAATTGGACACCAAAACGTGTTATCGGAAAAACATTTTGGCAGCTTTTCCCGAAAACAGAGGCATCTGAAAAAGAGGCACAAGACATTTGGAAAACCTTGAAGAGTGGGAAGATTTGGCAAGGTGAGGTTCAAAAGCTCACAAAAGATGAGCAAGTGTATTGGGTTCAATTAACTGCGATTCCGTTATTCGGTCAAACAACTGAAACGAATCACTATTTACTCGTTGAACATGATATTACAAAAGACAAAACAATCCAATTCCAGCTAGAAAAAATTGCCTATATCGATCCAGAAACAGGCATGATTAATCTTCATCGACTTGAACAAGTAATTACAACGATGATTGAGGAGCAACGTCACTTCTCATTCGTGTATTTGAGTATCGATAAATTTTATACGATAAAAGATATCCATGACGAATTAGCTGGAAACTCATTAATTATTGAATTTACGAAGCGTATGAAAATGTATTTCCAAGACAGCACAATGGCGCGTATTAACGAAAACGAATTTGTTGTTATTACCCCTCTACCTGAATGGTTCACACAAGGCTTCTTAAATTATTTACAACAAAATCCGATTTACAACGGGAATGTCGCCGTACCACTTTCTATAAGCGGTGGTATTACACGTTATCCAGAAGATCAATCTACTTTTTCTCAGTTAATGAAAGCATCTTTAGCAACCATTACTTCGGTTCGTGAAGCAGGTGGCGACAGCATTCTGTCTTTATCTAAATCTTCTCACGCTGCATTAAACCGCAAATCAATTGTTGAAACGCGTTTATTACAAGCGCTTGACCAAAAAAACTTGCATGTTTTATACCAACCGCAGCTTGATATTAAAACAGGTAAAATCACATCTGTAGAAGCATTAGTTCGTTGGGAAGATGAAATCATTGGTGTTGTTTCACCAGACGAATTAATTCCTATTGCCGAAGAAACCGGTCTTATTAACAATATCGGTTCATTCATGTTAGAAAAAGCATGCGAACAAGCCGTCATTTGGAAAGAGGCAGGACACGGGATCAAAGTGAGTATTAACTCCTCTGTGCGTGAGTTCCGCGATAAAAATATGGCCAATTCGATTTTAGAAACACTCGGTAAGACAGGTTGCCCTGCTAACTTGCTTCAAATCGAAATCACAGAAAAATTCGCATTAGAAGCTGAGTCTGAAACAGGGATTATTAAGCAAATGCGCACGCTCGAAAACGAAGGGATTTCATTTGCACTGGACGATTTCGGTACAGGTTACGGATCATTCCGTTACATTCATTTATTACCGATTTCCTCATTAAAAATCGATAAAACCTTTACAAGTGCCTTATTAAAATCTGAAAAATCCCAGCAATTAATGAACGGTATGGTGCAATTAGGGAAATCGATGAATTTAACAGTTATTGCAGAAGGTGTTGAAACCGAGCAACAACAAGAATTACTCATCGACTATGGCTGTGACGCACTGCAAGGCTACTATATTAGTAAACCCATCTCAAATGATGAAGTAACGAAACTATTTTAA
- a CDS encoding polysaccharide deacetylase family protein, whose amino-acid sequence MKNTYRKKRGPWIDLLLVGTILFLGAIIVYLTVLSDEPIFPIDKKIDKIVAQSIISEEESSFPGVRIVTDISNDKKMPYAIQYPLTNFESVNEAITTYINNAKDYYINMMRIQQVAPEQTGELNISLQTYAHDHYYSFILTNKTILNSNERETTIETFLIDSTTGELLDIQTLLNEDVESLETFATHIQSEIAKNPAYEGLIIETELAKLSEVDWNTFKRFSLKEESLVIYFDEGEVTQPIAGLPTVEMSLSFINPLLAADFQIGMEAEETILPKKDIDPNKKHIALTFDDGPHPQVTKQILQLLEKYDAKATFFMLGSRIQFYPALVQEVRDAGHEIGNHTWTHPVLTKMSAAAIQKEFESTEQALVNTIGQNSTLFRPPYGAINDSVRALIPRQSVNWTIDTLDWKHRDPNKLLPMVKKSLHNNAIVLMHDIHQSTADGLESVLNYLQSEGYEFLTVSDVLQYHQ is encoded by the coding sequence ATGAAAAACACATATCGAAAAAAACGCGGACCTTGGATAGATTTGCTACTTGTTGGCACCATTTTATTTCTCGGAGCCATTATCGTCTATTTAACCGTTTTAAGTGATGAGCCCATTTTTCCAATCGACAAAAAAATTGATAAGATCGTAGCACAATCAATTATTTCTGAAGAAGAATCGAGCTTTCCTGGTGTACGTATTGTAACTGACATTTCGAATGACAAAAAAATGCCCTATGCGATTCAGTATCCTCTGACCAATTTCGAATCAGTTAATGAAGCCATCACAACCTATATAAACAATGCCAAAGACTATTACATAAATATGATGCGCATCCAGCAAGTAGCACCCGAACAAACCGGTGAACTTAACATTAGCTTACAAACATATGCGCATGATCATTACTATTCTTTCATATTAACAAACAAAACCATTTTAAATAGCAATGAACGTGAAACAACGATTGAAACATTCTTAATTGATTCTACTACAGGTGAGCTCCTCGACATTCAAACACTTCTTAATGAAGATGTAGAAAGCTTGGAAACATTCGCAACCCATATCCAATCAGAAATCGCAAAAAACCCTGCCTATGAAGGCCTTATTATAGAAACGGAATTGGCGAAGTTATCTGAGGTAGATTGGAATACATTTAAGCGATTTTCTTTAAAGGAGGAATCACTGGTTATTTATTTTGATGAAGGTGAAGTAACTCAACCAATCGCAGGTCTACCAACTGTCGAAATGTCCCTATCATTTATTAATCCCTTACTTGCAGCCGATTTTCAAATTGGCATGGAAGCAGAAGAAACGATTTTACCAAAGAAAGATATAGACCCAAATAAAAAGCATATTGCGCTTACATTTGATGACGGCCCACATCCGCAAGTAACGAAGCAAATTTTGCAGTTGCTTGAAAAGTATGATGCAAAAGCAACCTTTTTCATGCTAGGAAGTCGCATTCAATTTTATCCTGCACTTGTTCAAGAAGTACGTGATGCGGGGCATGAAATCGGCAATCATACATGGACACATCCAGTATTAACGAAAATGTCAGCAGCAGCCATCCAAAAGGAATTTGAATCAACCGAGCAAGCACTTGTCAATACAATTGGCCAAAACTCTACGTTATTCCGGCCACCATACGGAGCGATCAACGACTCTGTACGTGCACTGATTCCACGGCAATCGGTTAACTGGACGATTGACACGCTAGATTGGAAGCACCGTGATCCAAACAAACTGCTGCCAATGGTAAAGAAGTCATTGCACAACAACGCGATTGTATTAATGCACGACATCCATCAATCGACAGCGGATGGACTTGAATCTGTATTGAACTATTTACAAAGTGAAGGATACGAGTTTTTAACGGTTTCCGACGTGTTGCAGTATCACCAGTAA
- a CDS encoding saccharopine dehydrogenase family protein, whose protein sequence is MRVVVLGAGLMGKEIARDLVASEQVEQVFLADVSVAPTQDFVATLNTNKVEVVQLDADSEDDLRKVISKGDVVINALFYSFNERVVRAAIEMGVHSVDLGGHIGGITEAILQLKEEAAIKGVTIIPDLGVAPGMINILTGYGASKLDSVDSIKLFVGGIPTEPKPPLHYTQVFSLDGVFDHYTEPSKMIQKGALTEVESLTGIEPIYFDEFGVLEAFYTSGGISTLYKTFPDVKTLEYKTIRYKGHAEKFKLLADLGFLDKTNIVEAGGQEVNVREVTREALKKKLELGKKADAVLLRVIISGEKQEQQVTYEYEMIVRKDLEKNVTAMARATANTISIVAQMVGNRTIIQRGVHTPETVVPGEEFIQEMAKRGVVIKETSHRSAMIVKW, encoded by the coding sequence ATGAGAGTAGTAGTGTTAGGTGCAGGGTTAATGGGGAAAGAAATTGCACGCGATTTAGTGGCGAGTGAACAGGTCGAGCAAGTATTTCTAGCGGACGTTTCGGTGGCGCCTACGCAGGATTTTGTCGCGACATTAAATACGAATAAGGTGGAAGTCGTTCAACTTGATGCAGATAGTGAGGACGATTTACGTAAAGTTATTTCAAAAGGAGACGTCGTTATTAATGCGCTCTTCTATTCATTTAATGAGCGTGTCGTACGTGCGGCGATTGAGATGGGTGTGCATTCTGTAGATTTAGGTGGGCACATTGGGGGTATAACAGAAGCAATTTTACAGTTAAAGGAAGAAGCCGCTATTAAAGGGGTAACCATTATTCCAGATTTAGGGGTTGCTCCAGGAATGATCAATATTTTAACAGGATATGGTGCATCGAAGTTGGATTCAGTAGATTCTATTAAGCTATTTGTTGGTGGGATTCCAACAGAACCGAAACCGCCACTTCACTATACACAGGTGTTTTCATTAGACGGCGTGTTTGATCACTATACAGAGCCTTCAAAAATGATTCAAAAAGGTGCTTTAACAGAAGTAGAATCATTAACAGGCATTGAGCCAATTTACTTTGATGAATTCGGCGTATTAGAGGCATTTTATACGTCTGGTGGAATCTCTACATTGTATAAAACCTTCCCAGATGTAAAAACACTTGAATATAAAACAATTCGTTATAAAGGACATGCGGAGAAATTTAAGTTGTTAGCCGATTTAGGTTTCTTAGATAAAACGAACATAGTGGAAGCAGGCGGCCAAGAAGTAAATGTTCGTGAAGTAACACGTGAAGCATTGAAAAAGAAATTAGAACTTGGCAAAAAGGCGGATGCCGTATTACTTCGCGTAATTATTTCAGGTGAAAAGCAAGAACAGCAAGTTACGTATGAATATGAAATGATTGTGCGTAAAGATTTAGAGAAAAACGTAACGGCAATGGCGCGTGCTACGGCAAATACCATTTCGATTGTTGCGCAAATGGTTGGCAATCGAACGATTATACAGCGCGGAGTACACACACCAGAAACGGTTGTACCAGGTGAAGAATTCATTCAGGAAATGGCAAAGCGCGGTGTTGTTATTAAGGAAACATCGCATCGTTCAGCAATGATTGTAAAGTGGTAG
- a CDS encoding beta-propeller domain-containing protein gives MNKGKLYKLGIIASFVALLVGSYFIVDKQVEAAEKVVVREGEAHAFTFNEEIAQERLTDGASVVILNEKGESVGSSITLDKSGKTLTIKGLPTGKYTLSIKSDAYVKATKLHRDREISIEVVATVKQITSQEDLKSYFEAYIAMEQVAAERWEQNALMSETESSSNTATQESKSDSGRGSSGDFSTTNNQVDGIEEGDMSVTDGKYIYTLSDNRIIIIDAENLKVVKRLTVTKNAYPTNLMLHKHTLIVTYSDYVELQREPYYDGKSVTKIVFYDVTDAKNPKLIREVGQDGDMMNVRKSGNFLYVVSSRTPNYWMMSETPNLELRPATYEDGKEKLLPFDQIRILPESNQPSYLLVSAIDVDNVTNAKWTTESFLGNSGQLYMSKNAIYIAGMNYNWLTTGIAETTLVDEAKIIAPPVQENETKLYKIKVDQTKITLAGEGKVKGSVLNQFSMDEHNGYFRIATTEGNSWGATTNSKNHLFILDGNLKQVGVVSDLAKGERIYSARFVGDKAYLVTFKETDPLFVIDTKNPAAPKVLGELKIPGFSNYLHPIDENHLLGIGYDTEVRMEEGSKEPIVLTGGMKLSLFDITDFSQPKEQQSVVIGGRGTYSNVQYDHKALFRDPRNHYFGFPITVYQPADDEDQDRLKYEGTGANIYKVTADGITLTAELIEKARPGEQYEDSYNTVQRILYVGDQLFTVSRSKITSYNGKTFEKQQMIGF, from the coding sequence ATGAACAAAGGAAAACTTTATAAGTTAGGTATTATTGCATCATTTGTAGCGCTGTTAGTAGGAAGTTACTTTATAGTTGATAAACAAGTAGAAGCTGCAGAAAAGGTGGTTGTCCGTGAAGGGGAAGCACATGCATTTACATTCAACGAAGAAATTGCACAGGAACGTTTAACGGATGGTGCTTCAGTTGTAATTTTAAATGAAAAGGGCGAATCTGTAGGAAGTTCGATAACATTAGATAAGTCAGGGAAAACATTGACAATAAAAGGTTTGCCAACAGGTAAATATACGCTATCTATAAAAAGTGATGCTTATGTAAAGGCGACGAAACTTCATCGGGACCGTGAAATTTCGATTGAGGTTGTAGCGACAGTAAAGCAAATTACATCACAAGAAGATTTGAAAAGTTATTTTGAAGCATATATCGCCATGGAGCAGGTAGCCGCTGAAAGATGGGAACAAAATGCGCTAATGAGTGAAACTGAATCTTCTTCAAACACTGCGACGCAAGAAAGCAAGAGCGATAGTGGAAGGGGCAGTAGTGGGGATTTTTCAACGACGAATAACCAAGTGGACGGTATTGAAGAAGGTGACATGTCGGTAACGGATGGAAAATACATTTATACGCTTTCTGATAATCGTATTATCATTATTGATGCCGAAAATTTAAAAGTGGTGAAACGTCTTACGGTAACCAAAAATGCGTATCCAACAAATCTGATGTTACACAAGCATACGTTAATTGTTACGTATTCAGATTATGTGGAGCTTCAAAGAGAGCCCTATTATGATGGAAAATCGGTAACGAAAATTGTTTTTTATGATGTTACTGATGCAAAAAATCCGAAGCTGATTCGTGAAGTAGGGCAAGACGGGGACATGATGAATGTTCGTAAATCCGGAAATTTTTTATATGTTGTTTCAAGCCGTACACCGAATTACTGGATGATGTCGGAAACGCCGAATCTGGAATTACGCCCTGCTACTTATGAGGATGGAAAGGAAAAGTTACTCCCATTTGATCAAATTCGTATATTACCAGAAAGCAATCAGCCAAGCTATTTGCTAGTATCGGCAATTGACGTGGATAACGTTACGAATGCGAAATGGACGACAGAAAGCTTTTTAGGCAATAGTGGGCAACTGTATATGTCTAAAAATGCGATTTATATTGCAGGAATGAATTACAACTGGTTGACAACAGGCATTGCGGAAACGACTTTAGTAGATGAGGCAAAAATTATCGCACCGCCAGTACAAGAAAATGAAACAAAGCTTTATAAAATTAAAGTAGATCAGACGAAGATTACATTAGCGGGTGAAGGAAAAGTAAAGGGCTCTGTATTAAATCAATTTTCAATGGATGAGCATAATGGCTATTTCCGTATTGCGACAACAGAGGGGAACTCTTGGGGAGCAACTACGAATTCGAAAAACCATTTATTCATTTTAGATGGGAATTTAAAGCAAGTAGGCGTGGTGAGTGATTTAGCGAAGGGTGAACGCATTTACTCGGCACGATTTGTCGGCGACAAGGCGTATTTAGTAACATTTAAAGAGACGGATCCGCTATTTGTCATTGATACCAAAAATCCTGCAGCCCCAAAGGTGTTAGGGGAGCTAAAAATACCAGGCTTCAGTAATTACCTACATCCAATTGATGAAAATCATTTACTAGGCATAGGTTATGACACAGAAGTACGTATGGAAGAAGGTTCTAAGGAGCCAATCGTTCTAACAGGTGGTATGAAACTAAGTCTGTTCGATATTACGGATTTTAGCCAACCTAAAGAGCAACAATCCGTTGTAATTGGAGGGCGCGGTACGTATTCAAATGTTCAGTACGACCATAAAGCGTTGTTTAGAGACCCACGTAATCACTATTTTGGTTTCCCGATTACTGTATATCAGCCAGCTGATGACGAAGACCAAGATCGTTTGAAATATGAAGGGACGGGTGCCAATATTTATAAAGTAACAGCAGACGGGATTACGCTTACAGCAGAGCTAATCGAAAAGGCTCGTCCAGGTGAACAGTATGAAGATAGCTATAATACTGTGCAACGTATTTTATATGTAGGGGATCAATTATTTACGGTGTCACGCTCGAAGATAACGAGCTATAATGGCAAAACATTTGAAAAGCAGCAGATGATTGGTTTTTAA
- a CDS encoding threonine/serine exporter family protein, with translation MVDHIVVQLVISFIATACFGVVFNAPTRAIPACGVVGAVGWIIYYLLVDYGLDDVRASFIGAFIVALVAHYSARKFRMPMIVFSVSGIIPLVPGGIAYNTMRNVMELDYITGLQNGIRAFLISGAIAMGLVFAEVIMQIFSRFMNQGKTSIQSFMKAKKRSL, from the coding sequence ATGGTAGATCATATTGTCGTACAGCTCGTCATTAGCTTTATCGCAACAGCCTGCTTCGGCGTTGTATTTAATGCACCAACGAGGGCAATACCTGCGTGCGGAGTTGTTGGAGCGGTTGGTTGGATTATTTATTATTTACTTGTAGATTATGGTTTGGATGATGTGCGTGCTTCATTCATTGGAGCGTTTATCGTAGCGCTTGTTGCCCACTATTCTGCACGGAAATTCCGTATGCCGATGATTGTTTTTAGTGTCTCTGGTATTATTCCACTTGTACCTGGGGGAATTGCTTACAATACGATGCGGAATGTCATGGAGCTGGATTATATTACGGGGCTACAAAATGGGATACGTGCATTTCTGATTTCTGGTGCGATTGCCATGGGACTTGTTTTTGCGGAAGTCATTATGCAAATCTTTTCACGTTTCATGAATCAAGGAAAAACGTCAATCCAATCGTTTATGAAAGCGAAAAAAAGAAGCTTGTAA
- a CDS encoding threonine/serine exporter family protein, protein MNSEQNEMAIDCFLLAGRIMMESGAETYRVEDTMLRMARSQNMMDAQSYVTPTGIIFSLGKTQPTRITSISTRITDLHRIVLVNNISRKLTSQMITLEQAHDELKKIEKTNYFLPILIQVLAASIASGCFLLMFNGMLSDIPAAFVAGGLGLYIVTVIHNKTRVKFFSEFSAAVAVGTVASLAVHFGLGTEVDKIIIGSVMPLVPGLVITNAVRDLMAGHFTAGMAKGAEAFLTAFAIGSGIALVLAF, encoded by the coding sequence ATGAATTCTGAACAGAATGAAATGGCGATTGACTGCTTTTTACTTGCGGGTCGTATCATGATGGAGAGTGGTGCAGAAACGTATCGCGTGGAAGATACGATGTTGCGTATGGCACGTTCTCAAAATATGATGGATGCGCAAAGTTATGTCACGCCAACTGGTATTATTTTTTCGCTCGGTAAAACACAGCCGACACGAATTACGTCAATATCTACTCGAATTACTGATTTGCATCGAATTGTGCTTGTTAATAATATTTCCAGAAAACTTACATCTCAAATGATAACATTAGAACAGGCACATGACGAGTTAAAGAAGATTGAAAAAACGAATTATTTTTTACCGATTTTAATTCAAGTTTTGGCTGCGAGTATTGCAAGTGGTTGTTTCTTGCTAATGTTTAATGGAATGTTAAGTGATATCCCAGCCGCATTTGTTGCAGGGGGATTAGGTTTATATATTGTGACAGTTATTCACAATAAAACGCGCGTGAAATTTTTCTCAGAATTTTCAGCTGCTGTAGCAGTCGGTACAGTTGCCTCTCTTGCCGTGCATTTTGGTCTCGGAACAGAGGTTGATAAAATTATTATTGGTTCAGTTATGCCGCTCGTACCAGGGCTAGTCATTACAAATGCAGTACGTGATTTAATGGCAGGGCATTTTACAGCGGGCATGGCAAAGGGTGCGGAAGCCTTTTTAACCGCGTTTGCGATTGGTTCAGGTATCGCACTTGTACTGGCGTTCTAA